Part of the Leptotrichia hongkongensis genome is shown below.
TCAAAGCTACAAAATAATCAGAAAAATTATTTTTCAAAAAATAATCTTCCCAACTTTTTAATTCCTTGCTATCAATCAAATCCACTTTGTTCAGAACAATAATCTTTTTCTTATTATTTGCCAGCTTTGAAATATCTGGATTTTTACTAGAAATCGGAATCCTTGCATCTAAAATCTCAATAACAACATCAATTATCTTAAGATTTTCAACAATTAAATCCTTTGTTTTCTTCATATGCCCTGGATACCAGTTTATATTCATTCTTTCATTTTCTCCATTTTCTCTCTAAATTTTTATTTTTAATCCTAAAATTAAGACTAATTTTAAAATTAAAGATAAAAACTCACAATTTATTTCAAATTTGTTACAGTTTATTTTACAATCTATCTTAAATTAAAGATGTCGTGATTTTTTGGAAATAAAAATTACTGTCTGAGCGAAGCGAGTTTAATTTTTGTTTTCAAAAAATGCTTAGACGAGACAGGGATGCAAGGGAAATGGCGATTGATTTCCCTTGCTTTAAAAATATAAATTATAGAAAAAATATTTATTAACAACAAATCATTAAAAAAATATATTTTTATTGATTTTTTAAATAAATACCATCATCATTTATTGCCCTTATAAATAAAACAATTTCTCCCTTAATTGGCTTTTCCTCCAACTTTTCTATAATTTCAGAAACATTTCCACGAATTATTTCTTCATAGATTTTGGTAAGTTCTCTTGTAATTACAACGTAACGTTCTCCTAGATATTCTTTTATATCTTTTAAAGTTTTTAAAATTCTGTTGGGGGATTCTAAAATTACAATTGTTCGTTCTTCTTCCTTTAATTTATTGAAAAGTGTCTGTCTACCTTTTTTCTTTGGTAAAAAGCCTTCGTATGCCATTCTTCGCATATCCAGCCCTGAAATACTTGCACCTGTTACAATTGATGAAGCTCCTGGTATTCCAACAACTTTTATTTCAGCTTTTAAAATTTCATTTACTAACTCAAAGCCTGGATCTGAAATACACGGCGTTCCAGCATCTGTTACAAGTGCAATTTTTTTTTCATCTTTTAAAAGATTAATGATATTTGTAATTTGATGAAGTTTATTATGTTCATGGTATTGGTACACCGTTTTTTCGATTTCATAATGGGAAAGAAGTTTCTTAGTAACTCTTGTATCTTCTGCAAAAATATAATCAACTTCCTTCAAAACTTTTATTGCTCTAAAAGTTATGTCTTCTAAATTTCCAATTGGCGTACCAACAACATAAAACATATATATCTCCTAATTTTAATTTCTTTTATTAATTTTGATAACGGTTATTTTCTTTTTCCTGTTCCACTTATTTTTTTATTCATTTCTTCAATTGCTCTTTTTAACTGAACATCTCCAGCTGAAATAATTTTAGCGGCTTCTTCTTTACCTTTATCTTTTATAATAATGTCTTCTATTTCTTTTTCTCTATTTTTTCTAGCTTGCTCACTGTCGTTTGCATACCCTTTTAATGCAAGCAGTTCTTCCATTTTTACTTCTATATCAGGCTCAATTCCCTTTTCATGAATGTAGTTCCCTTTTGGTGTAAAGTATTGGGCAATAGTAAGTTTTATGGCATCTTCTGTTCTCAAAGGTATAACTTGCTGAACGATTCCTTTTCCAAATGTTTTTTCTCCAATGATTGTACCACGTTTGTAATCTTTAATTGCACCTGTAACAATTTCCGAAGCACTTGCACTTGCTTTATTTGTTAATACGATTAATGGGAAATTACCTAGATTTTTTGAAGTTCTGTTATAATTTCTCTGTTGTCCATTTTTATATTTTAAGTAAACAATTAAATCTTCTTTTACAAAAAGTGAAGAAATATCCTGTGCTTCTTGTAATGAACCTCCTGGATTAGAACGTAAATCTAATATTAATCCTTTCATTCCTTTAGCTTGTAAATCTTTAATAGCTTTTTCAACTTCTGCTCCAACGTGATTTCCAAATCTTAAAAGGCTTACGTAACCAATGTTATTTTCAAGCATTTTGCTTTCAACCATTTCCAGTTTAATTTTAGCTCTTGTCAACGTAAATTTCATTGGCTCCTTTTTACCTTCCCTAACTACTTCTACATCGACTTTTGTTCCTTCCTTACCTTTCAGAAGTTTTACAGTTTCATTTGCTGTAAGTGGAAGAATATCTTTTCCATCAACTTTTATAATTCTATCTTTTATTTTTATTCCTACTTTTTCAGCTGGACTTCCGATAAATGGTGAAACAACTTCAAGAGCTTCCCCCTTTTTCTTGCTTATGCTCATTCCAACTCCAACATATTCTCCTTCCATATCTTCAGAAAAGTCTGCTAAATCAGCTTTAGACAAGTATTCTGAATAAGGATCCTTCAGACTATTTACAACTCCTGCAACAGCTCCTTCATAAAGTTCCTTTTTGCTTGGAGTTTCTTCCTTTCCAACATAATTGTTTTCAATAATATTTATTACATCCACAATTCTGTTTAGCTCTGTTGTGTCTTTTGAATATCCAGCACTTGTATTCTTGTCATTCCTTGTTGTTTTTATTATAGTGGTAGCTGCAAATAAAGGCATGCTTACCAATATAAGTCCTAATACTGCCTGCATTATTTTGTTCTTTTTCATTTTTCCTCCTAATAATGTATTTTAACAATTATAAAAATATATTTTTATAATAAATTTTGCATTTAATTTTAAACATGTATTTTGTTGTTTTTTTACTAAAACTGCTTTTTACGGAAATTTTAGCAACATTAAAAACTCCTTATTACCCTTTGCCCCTTTTATTGGAGAATCTTCAACGCCAATTAGCTCGTATCCATATTCTTTTGAAAAGTGAATTATTTTTTTTATGGCTTCATCGTGATATTCCTCATTTTCCACAACACCATTTCTTCCTATTTTTTCTCTTCCAACTTCGAATTGTGGCTTAACTAGCATTACAGCCTTTCCATCTTTAGCAAGAAACTTCTCAAAATAAGGAATAACTTTCGTTAGGGAAATAAAAGAGACATCTATTACAATAAAATCAACCTTTTGATTTTTAATATCTTCTTCTTTCAAGTCTTTTATATGCATTTCTTCAAGCGAGACTATCCTATCGTCATTTCTTAGTTTCCAATCAAGCTGATTTTTACCAACATCGACACTATATACACGCTTTGCTCCACTTTGCAATGCGCAATCTGAAAATCCACCTGTAGACGCTCCAATATCAAGCACCAATTTATCACTAAAATCCAAATTCCAAGTTTTTATGGCTTTTTCCAATTTTAGTCCACCACGGCTTACATATTTCAACTTATCTTTTATTCGGATATTCAGTTCACCGTTGTCTTTAAATATTGTTCCAGCCTTTGTTACAACCTGGTCATTTACAATGACATTTCCCACCATTATTTCCCGTTTGGCTTTTTCCCTTGTTTCAAAAAATTCCCTTTCTACTAGGATTAAATCCAATCTTTTTTTCATTACTTTCTCTTTCTAGTTCTCTAAATAAAAGATAGTTCCTAATAATACTAATTTAAAGCCAAAAGTTATGTTGCTTTTACATTGCCTTTTTTCATTGGCTTAGCATCAAAAGGAATTTGAGTATATAATAAAACAAATCTCTTATTTTTCTATTTATTTTTTATTACTAAAATCATATTTGCCAAAAATATAGTAAAACTACTCTATATTTAACAGCTTATATATTTAATAAATCTATTTATTCTACCATATTTTAAGCTATTTTTCAAATTTTTACAAAAAAATCACAGCTAAGTTAATAACTGCGATTTAATATTTATCCTAATATATAGCCTTTAAACAAAAGTCCAATCACAATTCCTAGAACACTTCCCCAAAATACTTCTACTGGCGTGTGTCCTAAAAGTTCTTTAAATTTTTCATTAATTATTTCTATGCCTTCATGATGTTCAATGGCATCTACTAGTGTATTTAGAGCTCTTGCATGTTTCCCTGCCTGTTGCCTCACTCCTGTTGCATCATACAAGACAATCCCAGCAAAAACCATTGAAATTGCAAATTCAACCGAACTAAATCCTTTTAATAAAAATACACCTGTTACAAGGGAAACAACCGTCGAAGCGTGAGAACTTGGCATTCCGCCAGTTTGGATAAGTCTTGCCCACTGAGGTTTCTGTCCCTTGAATACAGGAAAAAAAACTTTGTAAAACTGTGCTAAAAAGCACGAAATTGCTGCAACATCAAGCAGTCTGTTTCCAAACAGTATTCCTCCACTCATTTATTTTTCCTCTATACTTTCTTTTTATTTTATTTTTTTACTTTTTTTAAACTCATTAAATTCAGGTGTAATTTTTGCATCCTTTTTATTTTTAGGCTTAAAAAATATTAGTACTTTTCCTATTTTATCTACAAAAACTGATTTTGTTTTCTGAGCAATTTCATCTCCCATTTCCCTATTAAATTCAATCGATGAATTTTGCAATATTTTTACTTTTATTAATTCTCTTTTTTTCACAACTTCTGCAATTGACTTTAACACATTTTCATCAATTCCATCCTTTCCAATTCTTACAATCGGATCCAAGTTATGTGCCAATTTCTTTAAAAAAGCTCTCTCTTTACTTGAAAGCTGTATCATTCTAAACCTCCATTATAATTGGTAAAATAATAGGCTCTCTATCTGTTTCTTTATTCAGGAACTCTCCTATTTTCGCTCTTATTCTCTGTTTAATCTTACCAATCTCTTTTATTCCTTCATTTTCCATGCTGCTAAGCTCCATCTTAATCAGCTCTTTTGTTTCTGATAATAAGCTTTCTGCATCTTTATTATACACAAAACCACGTGTTACAAGCTCAACTTGCTTATTAAACTTACCGTTTCTGTATTGAGAAATCGAAATAATAACTATTCCGTCATCTGCTAGATTTTGTCTATCTTTTAATACAGCATTCCCAATATCCCCAATTCCAAATCCATCGATAAATGTCGCACCACTAGGAACTTTTCCTGCTGTTCTGAATTTAGTTTTCGACAATTCCAGTTTTGCTCCATTCTCTGATAAAATAACATTTTTTTCAGGTACTCCTACTGCAACTGCCAATTCCTTATGTTTTTTTATCATTGCATATTCTCCATGCACAGGAAGGAAAAATTTAGGTTTTACTAGATTTAACATAAGTTTCTGTTCTTCCTGGCATCCATGTCCTGATACATGAATTCCGATTCCTTTTTCAAATACAACATCTGCATTACGTTTCATAAGCTGATTTATATTTTTAGTTGCCGCTTTTTCATTTCCAGGAATAGGTGTTGCTGAAATTACAACTGTATCTCCTTCTCTTAAAGAAATATGCTTATGTGTTCCATTTGCAATTCTTGAAAGAGCTGCAAGCGGTTCTCCCTGTGTTCCAGTACACAAGATAAGTACTTTATTTGCTGGATAAGTTTCAACTTTATCAATGTCAATCATTATATCTTTTGGTATTTTCAAATATCCAAGATTTGAACAGATTTCAAAGATTTTTACCATGCTTCTTCCGTCAATTGCAATTTTTCTTCCATGTTTTAATGCAATATTTACGATTTGCTGTAATCTATGCACATGTGAAGCAAATGCAGCTAAAATAATTCTTCCATCAGCCTTTGCAAATTCATCTTTCAAGCTTTCCCCTACTGTTCTTTCTGATGGTGTAAATCCAGGAATTTGTGCATTTGTACTATCTGACAGCAATAAATCTACACCTTCCTCACCTAACTGAGCCAATCTTCCAAAATCAAATCCTTCTCCATCAACAGGCGTTAAGTCTACCTTAAAATCTCCAGAATGTAAAATCGTTGCTGCCGGAGTCTTTATACAAATTGCATAACAGTCTGCGATACTGTGTGTCACACTTATAAATTCAACTGTAAAATATTTTGAGACTTTTAAGATTGTTCTTCCGCTAATTACTTTTTCTTTTGGTAATTTTGCATCTTTTTTCTCAAATTTTGCTTTTGCAAGAGCAAGTGTCAGTCTTCCACCATACATTGGTATATTTTCTGTTCCTAATTTTTGGTAAAAATAAGGGATTGCTCCTATATGATCTTCATGTCCATGTGTCAAAAGTAACCCTTTTATTTTGTGTCTGTTTGATTCTAAATATGAAAAATCTGGAATTATAACATCTATTCCCAAATGTTCATCTTCTGGGAAAGTAAGTCCCGCATCCACTACAATAATTTCATCTTTATATTGAAAAGCTGTCATATTTTTCCCAACTTCCTCAATACCTCCAAGCGGAATTACATACATCTTTTCTTCTTTTCCATCCACTTCCTTGTCTATATGTCTATTCCTGTCATTTACTCTTGGAATATAACGTACTTCATTTTTTTCATCTAAATGTCTTCGATTCGTGTTTTTTCTTCTAAATCTTTTCATTCCAGATTTTATTTTATTAATATCTTCTTTTTTAGAAAAGTTTCTTTTAAAAGTTTGATTTCCAAACTCATTTTTTTCTTTTTCTGACATTTAGTAAACACCTCCTTATTTTATCTTTTTGCTAAATTTTTATTATTTGCTTGCTGTTTTTTCTTTTCTTCTTCCTTTCTTTTTTTCTGCATTTCTGCTTGAGCTTTTTTTATAACATATTTATCTCTATATTTTAGTATGAATTTAAGAGCCATATTTCCAGAAGCTACTCCTCCATATCCTCCACCTTCTACAACGGACACAAATACAATTTGAGGATTATCTGATGGAAAATATCCTGCAATCCATGAGTGATTATCTACAAATCCTGTATTTTGTGCAGTTCCTGTTTTTACAGAAACTGGATAGCCTCCAATTCTTAACAGTTTTGCAGTCCCTCCATAACCGCTTACAGGCAATCTTAAGGCATTTTGCATTAATTTTAAGTTTTTTGAACTTACATTTAGTTTTCTAACAACTTTTGGTGCATTATTTTCAACTTTTCCTGAATAAGTTACAAATCTGTCCACAACTGTAGGTTTTAACTGAACTCCATTATTTGCGATAGCCTGATAGGCAGAAGCAATTTGAATAGGAGTTGCAAGCACATAACCTTGTCCTATCGACATATTTATCAAATCTCCAGGTAGCCATCGCTGATCCTGTTTCTTCTTAAATCTTTTTTTCTTCCATTCAGGGCTTGGTAAAGTTCCAGCTAGTTCTCCCGGAATATCAATTCCAGTTTTAGACCCTATTCCAAATTCTTTTGCATATTTTACTATCTTCTCTACTCCAGCTTTTTGAGAGAAAACATAATAATATGTATTTACAGATTGTTCAATAGATTTTGCAAAGTTAGTTACTCCATGTCCATATTTATGAGAATCTCTAAATATTAATTTCCCATATCGGTATTGTCCTGTTGAAGTTACTGTTGCATATGGTGAAATACCTGATTCTAAGATACCCATTCCAATTATCGCTTTAAAAGTAGATCCTGGAGGATAAAGTCCAGCAATACCTTTATTTACAAGTGGCTTAGCTTTTGAATTTACTAGTTCATTCCACTGATTGTCAGGTATTCTTGAACTCAATAAATTCAAACTGATTTCAGGATTACTTACAAATGCAATAATTTTCCCAGTTTTTGCTTCCATTGCAATAAATACTCCACTTTTTCCTGTAAAGGCATCTGTCATATATTTTTGTAATTCCAAGTCAAGTGATAAATAGACATTTTTTCCAGCGACACTTTCAGTTGTTTCCATTTGTCTTATAACATTTCCTTTGGCATCAACTTCGACATTTTCCTTTCCGTCCTGACCTTTCATTTCCTTATCATATGAACGCTCCACACCTTTTTTTCCAATCAAGTCACTATTTCTGTAACCTTCTTTTTCCAAATCCTTAAATTCCTTTTCACTGATTGGTTTTACATACCCAATCACATGCGAAGCTAGAGAGTCTTCTGGATAATATCTCTTGTTATACTCTACAATGTCAATTCTATCATTATCAATTTTTTCAATTGCTCTTAATGCAACTTGTTTTTCTAAATCTTCAATAACAAGAATTCTTTTATCTGTTCCCATTCTTTGCTGCTTAAAAAATCTGTCAATTAAATAATCAACTTGATAACCTGTTATCTGACTTATTTTGTTTATATCTCCTATTGTTTCCTTTATACGTTCTGCAACCGCTTTTCGTTCTTGTGAAAGTCTCGCATCTATCTGTTCTTGCGTCATATTCTTTACTTCTTTTAATAATGCTACATCTTTAGGGCTTAATGGTTGCGTATGAGAATGAATTACTTGATAACCTGTTGTATTTTTTGCAAGTAATTTTCCTTCTCTATCGTAAATTTCTCCACGTGTAGCCTTTATTACATTGGTTCTAATTCTATTTTGTAACGCCTGTTCCGCATACTGAGATGCATCTAATACCTGTAATGTAAACAATCGTGCTACCAACAGTAAAAAAACTGCTCCTACAAGAACAAGAAAAACTATAAATCGTACATTTTTTTCTTTTTTATCTAATTCTCTCATAATTTTCCTCTTCATATTTTATTGCATTTTTCCTCAATTAAACTTCCAAAAACATATTATTTCAGTAAAATAGGTATCTATTCCCCATCGTTTTTGCCAATTTCTCTATCTTTTTCATTTACCCCATTATAAAAATCATCTAATCTGTAGTATTCTCTTGCATCCTTGCTAAACACACTAATAATCAAATCTCCAGCATCAATTAAAACCCAGTTTGCCTCATCAAGCCCTTCCACACTTTTCACATTCTCAAGACTTTTCTTTATATCAGTTGCTATTGCCTCAATATTTCTAGAAGAACTACCTGTACATAAAATTGAATAATCAAAAAATGGAGATTTTCCTCTCATATCATATATCTTTATATCCTGTGCTTTCTTATCTTCCATAATATTAACTATCTCTTGAACTTCTTTTTCATAATTATTATTTATTTCACTCATTCTAAAAATTCCCTTTCTTTTTATATTATTTTTTATTTATAAAATCTATTTCAATTTTTTATTTTAAAATTTTTTATTTATCAAAATTTTACAAAAAAATTATTACGATACCACTACTAAGGTATATTATATTATATATTTGACTAATTTTCAATTTATTTCTCAATTTTTAGCAAAATAAAAAATTATATATAAAAATTGGCAATAATGCCACACACCACAATTGCCGCAGTTTCTGCTCTTAAAATACGTTTTCCTAGACTAATTTCTATTGCTTTATTTTCTTTTAAAAAATTAACTTCCTCTTGGGTAATCCCACCTTCTGGACCAATTATGTATAAAATATTTTCATCTTCTTTTTTTATTATTTCTGGCAAAGATTTTGATTCATCGCTATTTTCATAAGCAAATATTATTTTATCATATTTAGAATAATCAATTTCTGCAAGTTTTTTCACAGGTGTAATTTCAGTAAATTTTATTCCTCTGCACTGTTTTAATGTTTCTCTTACAACTACGTCCCATTTTTCTTTTTTTTCATTAATTTTTACAACAACTCGTTCAGTTTTTAAGGGAATTATGCTATTTACACCAATTTCCGTAAGCTTCTGTATTGCCAGATTCATTTTATCATTTTTCAAAATTCCCATTGCAACATCAATATTTACATTTAAAGAGTAGCTGTCTTCTTTTTTTTCCGATATTTTTACAGCAACTTCCTTTTTTGAGATTTCAATAATTTTTGTAAAATATTCATATTCACCATCAATTATCCGTAATTCATCGCCTATATTTAGACGATAAACATTTTGAATATGATTGCAGTCTGATTTATCTTTTATCAAAATCTTTTCATTATTTTCATCAATATTTTCTTTTTCCGCTATTACTGTCAACAACAGTTTTTCACCTCATTTTTTTACTTTTTATCATATTTTAGCCCTATCTACATAAAAATTTTAAAGATTTGAGCAGGCAAAAATAATCATAAATTTTAAGTCTTGTTTCAAAATAATATTATCACATTTTATTCTTTTTCACTAAATATTTTTTCAATTCCTAAATGCTTATAGCCAAATTCGGTTACAACTCTACCACGTGGTGTTCTTTTTATAAACCCTATTTTTACCAAATATGGCTCATAAACTTCTTCTATCGTTCGTCTGTCTTCCCCAAGTAAAAGTGACAATGTTTCAATTCCAACAGGCCCTCCATTATACACATTTATAATTGAAAGCAGGATATTTCTATCTAATTCATCAAGTCCGTTATCGTCTACTCCCAAAAGCCTCAAAATCCCATCAACACTTTCTTTTTCCAAAACACCCGAACCTTCCACCAATGCAAAGTCTCTTGCTCTTTTTAAAAGCCGGTTTGCAATTCTAGGAGTTCCTCTGCTTCTTTTAGCGATTTCTGTAATCCCTTCTTCATCATACGAAATATTAAGAATATTTGCTCCTCTTCGTATAATTTCTTTCAAATCTTCTAATTGATAGTACTCCATCCTATGAGTAACTCCAAATCTGTCACGAAGCGGCGTACTTAACTGTCCCGCCCTTGTTGTCGCACCGATTAGCGTAAATTGTGGTAATTCTACACGAATACTTCTTGCAGACGGCCCTTTTCCGATAAGAATGTCCAGTTCCCCATCTTCCATCGCAGGATACAAAATTTCCTCTACCGATGTATTCAATCTATGAATCTCATCAATAAACAAAATATCATTTTCCTCCAAAGAAGTCAAAATAGCCGCTAAATCTCCCGCTTTCTCCAGTACAGGTCCTGTCGTTATCTTCAAGTTCACTCCCATTTCTGTGGCAATAACTCCTGCAAGCGTAGTTTTTCCCAATCCTGGAGGTCCGTACAATAAAATATGATCAAGCGATTCATTTCTCATTTTAGCAGCTTTTATAAATATATTCATTTTTTCTTTCAAATCTTGCTGACCAATATATTCCTTAAAAGTTTTTGGCCGTAAACTTCTTTGAATATTGTCCTCCCCTAATTCCTTAGGTTCCAATATTCTCTCTTCATTCATTCTTTCTCCTCGATATTTCTTCTTTATTTCTTTATCTAAACTTTCTCTATTTCATAAATTAATTCTTTAAATACTCTAATTTAGTTATTTTTATTTAAATTTTATAAAAAGAATTCTTGTTAATAGATATTTTTTCTATATTTTACATATTATTTCTTTTTCTAAATTACAAGGATATATCCTTTTTTTGACAATAATGATTAATTTAATACGATTAACTAGTTATACCCTAATACTAATGACAAAAGTTCCACGAATTCTCTCTGCTTCTCGAACTTTAATCTTATAACAAAAATTTTTATGATTATTAAAATAATAAATTTATCTATTGAATCTTTATCAAAATAATTGTTATGATTAAACATAAAGTGTCGTGATTTTTTGGAAATAAAAATTACTGTTTGAGCGGAGCGAGTTTAATTTTTATTTTCAGAAAATGCTTAGACGAGCCGGGTTGTAAGGGCATGGCGACTGATGCCCTTACGTTAAAAATTTTATATCTGTTTTAATAATAACATTATAAAAAACTGAAATAATGCAATTATTCCTCCTAATATCCCACCGATGATCTCAATATGTTTCAATTCATTTTTAGACACAGACAAAATAATTTTTTCCATTTCTTCTAATGAAAAATTTTTCATTTTTTCAAGCATAATTTCTTTAAAATTTATTTTATCTTCTGCGATTTTTATTATTTCTTCCACTATTTCCTCTTTATTTTCCAAAATGGACTTTTTAAAGTATGATTTTATTTTTTCAATTAACGAATCATTTAAAAACATCTTTAATAGTGGATTTTTTTCTAACACACTATTTTTAAGCTTTTCTCCTATAACTTTATCAAGCAGTTTATCTAAAACATCATCATTAATAACATCACTATCCTTTAGTTTTGCTGTAATATGCTCTACTGAAATAAGTTCCTTTTCAATTGTTTCAGCAAGGTTTTCTGATATTCTGTCTCGATTTTTAGGAACTAATCCCTGTATTTTAAAAAATAGAAAGTTTACTTCCTTATAAGGCCTAAACAGCAGCTTTATTGCCAAATAATTTGTAAACCATCCTATAAGTGTCCCTACAAAGACCATTATGACCAGCTGTATTAATAAATTTCCCAATTTTTCCTCCATATTTATAACTATGAATAATTTTATAGTAATTTATTTAAAATTGACATCAAAAGTTATAATTTTTATTCGAACTATAGATTTTTCTCAATTTTACTAATTCATTTTTTAAAGGTAAAATTAACCAACTATTGCTTTTCCATATTCCTTGCATTTCTCAATTTTTTCATCATCGTCAACAGCTAGATGAATTATAAGACCATCATTTACAATAGAAAATCCTTCATTTATCATTTCTTCACGCCAAGTTTCCATCCAACCGCCTTGTCCCCAGTCATAAGAGCCAAAAAGTCCAACTGTTTTTCCTATAATCTGTTCTTTTATCCCTTCAAAGAATTCAACCATTTCTGGTGCAATTTCTTCTGCTCCGACAGCAGGTGATCCAAATGCTACAAAATCAGCATTTATTGCACTTTCATCAGCTTCTTCTACATTTATCAATTTTACATCAGCTCCAGCATTTTCTGCTCCTTCACCAATGTATTTTGCCATATCTGCAGTATTTCCAGTACCTGTGTAATAAATTATATTTAATGTTGCCATAGTTTTCCTTTCTTTGATCATAAATTATTGTAAAGCCAAACCCTAAAGTTTGGCTATCTGTATTTTTATTTTGTTAATCTATAAGTATCTCTTGCAATTACAAGCTCTTCTGCTGTTTCAATCTTATATATTTTAACTTTTGAATTTTTTGTTGATAATTCTATATTTCCTGGTAATCTTTGTGCATTTTTTTCTTCATCAAGTTCGATTCCAAAATATGAAAGCGATTCACATATATGTTTTTTTACTCCAACTGAATTTTCTCCAATTCCACCAGTAAAGGCAATTGCATCAACACCGTTCATTGCTGCAACATAAGCTCCAATATAAAGTTGTATTCTATAGCAGAACATTTCATAAGCTAATTGAGCCTTTTCATTCCCACTTCTTCTTGCTGCATCTAAATCACGAAAATCTGAACTTTCTCCAAATATTCCTAAAATTCCAGACTGTTTATTCATTCTATTGTTCATTTCATCCAAAGAAAGTCCTCTTTTTCTCATTATATAAATAACAGAGGCAGGATCTGCATCTCCTGTTCTTGTTCCCATCATAATTCCTGCAAGCGGTGTCATTCCCATTGATGTATCTACGACTTTACCATTTTGAACTGCTGAAATACTTGCTCCATTTCCAAGATGACAAACTATAATTTTAGAATCTTCTTTTCCTAACATTTCTCTTGCCACTTCACTTACATATCTGTGAGAAGTCCCATGAAATCCATATTTTCTAACTTTCAAGTCAGTATAGTCTTCATAAGGATAAGCATACATATACGCTTTTCCTGGCATTGTTTGATGGAAAGCCGTGTCAAACACAACCACGTTCTTTTTACCGGGAAGCAATTTTTGGACAACTTTTATTCCCATTATATGTGCTGGGTTATGTAAAGGTGCAAGCGGTGCTATTT
Proteins encoded:
- a CDS encoding S41 family peptidase is translated as MKKNKIMQAVLGLILVSMPLFAATTIIKTTRNDKNTSAGYSKDTTELNRIVDVINIIENNYVGKEETPSKKELYEGAVAGVVNSLKDPYSEYLSKADLADFSEDMEGEYVGVGMSISKKKGEALEVVSPFIGSPAEKVGIKIKDRIIKVDGKDILPLTANETVKLLKGKEGTKVDVEVVREGKKEPMKFTLTRAKIKLEMVESKMLENNIGYVSLLRFGNHVGAEVEKAIKDLQAKGMKGLILDLRSNPGGSLQEAQDISSLFVKEDLIVYLKYKNGQQRNYNRTSKNLGNFPLIVLTNKASASASEIVTGAIKDYKRGTIIGEKTFGKGIVQQVIPLRTEDAIKLTIAQYFTPKGNYIHEKGIEPDIEVKMEELLALKGYANDSEQARKNREKEIEDIIIKDKGKEEAAKIISAGDVQLKRAIEEMNKKISGTGKRK
- a CDS encoding TlyA family RNA methyltransferase — translated: MKKRLDLILVEREFFETREKAKREIMVGNVIVNDQVVTKAGTIFKDNGELNIRIKDKLKYVSRGGLKLEKAIKTWNLDFSDKLVLDIGASTGGFSDCALQSGAKRVYSVDVGKNQLDWKLRNDDRIVSLEEMHIKDLKEEDIKNQKVDFIVIDVSFISLTKVIPYFEKFLAKDGKAVMLVKPQFEVGREKIGRNGVVENEEYHDEAIKKIIHFSKEYGYELIGVEDSPIKGAKGNKEFLMLLKFP
- the yhbY gene encoding ribosome assembly RNA-binding protein YhbY, with the translated sequence MIQLSSKERAFLKKLAHNLDPIVRIGKDGIDENVLKSIAEVVKKRELIKVKILQNSSIEFNREMGDEIAQKTKSVFVDKIGKVLIFFKPKNKKDAKITPEFNEFKKSKKIK
- a CDS encoding ribonuclease J, with the protein product MSEKEKNEFGNQTFKRNFSKKEDINKIKSGMKRFRRKNTNRRHLDEKNEVRYIPRVNDRNRHIDKEVDGKEEKMYVIPLGGIEEVGKNMTAFQYKDEIIVVDAGLTFPEDEHLGIDVIIPDFSYLESNRHKIKGLLLTHGHEDHIGAIPYFYQKLGTENIPMYGGRLTLALAKAKFEKKDAKLPKEKVISGRTILKVSKYFTVEFISVTHSIADCYAICIKTPAATILHSGDFKVDLTPVDGEGFDFGRLAQLGEEGVDLLLSDSTNAQIPGFTPSERTVGESLKDEFAKADGRIILAAFASHVHRLQQIVNIALKHGRKIAIDGRSMVKIFEICSNLGYLKIPKDIMIDIDKVETYPANKVLILCTGTQGEPLAALSRIANGTHKHISLREGDTVVISATPIPGNEKAATKNINQLMKRNADVVFEKGIGIHVSGHGCQEEQKLMLNLVKPKFFLPVHGEYAMIKKHKELAVAVGVPEKNVILSENGAKLELSKTKFRTAGKVPSGATFIDGFGIGDIGNAVLKDRQNLADDGIVIISISQYRNGKFNKQVELVTRGFVYNKDAESLLSETKELIKMELSSMENEGIKEIGKIKQRIRAKIGEFLNKETDREPIILPIIMEV
- a CDS encoding divergent PAP2 family protein, which translates into the protein MSGGILFGNRLLDVAAISCFLAQFYKVFFPVFKGQKPQWARLIQTGGMPSSHASTVVSLVTGVFLLKGFSSVEFAISMVFAGIVLYDATGVRQQAGKHARALNTLVDAIEHHEGIEIINEKFKELLGHTPVEVFWGSVLGIVIGLLFKGYILG
- the rsmI gene encoding 16S rRNA (cytidine(1402)-2'-O)-methyltransferase; protein product: MFYVVGTPIGNLEDITFRAIKVLKEVDYIFAEDTRVTKKLLSHYEIEKTVYQYHEHNKLHQITNIINLLKDEKKIALVTDAGTPCISDPGFELVNEILKAEIKVVGIPGASSIVTGASISGLDMRRMAYEGFLPKKKGRQTLFNKLKEEERTIVILESPNRILKTLKDIKEYLGERYVVITRELTKIYEEIIRGNVSEIIEKLEEKPIKGEIVLFIRAINDDGIYLKNQ